TAAAGGTcagcatgttttctttatttttaatgtgtttctgcATCAGATCAACTGGAGTTTGAGCAAACAGGAGCTGCTGTTCAGTGACTTCAATGAAGGCGAAAATATTGAAGAAGGTTCTGAGTTTAACAAGGTACAGGAACTTTACAGTGTGAAaactatgaaaaataaaataatgtatacTGACAGGTTAAGAAAGTGGTGTAAGCCCACTTTATATAGTTACTGGCACTGTACATTTTGTAGCCAATCATGTGTCGtgtctgtgttgttcagcaaaGCTAGTGTGATTATTATATTGTAAGTTTGTCTTAATGTTCTTTCTTCATATGTAGCTCTTCCTGGACTACACAGCTGAGACATATTCCAAGTTCATGCAAGGGGATGACACATTTGAGGAAGAAGATGAAGCATTCCTCGTTAAACTGAGTAAGAACAACATCTCTGTGTAAAATTATTCTCCATACAAAAGGAGGGAATATGTAATTGTCTgtggttgtttttctgtctgttttttagCAGTCTGGTGTCCACAGTCATCAAGatattatttttagattttgtaGATACCAATAATAGCTTGAGCTCTTTTATTTGAGTGAAAATTGGATAAAGGTCACACTAAATGATGTGAAAATTGGTAAAAATGTTATATTAACCATTCTTTATGGATCTTCTTTAAACTTCACAACAGTATACTTGGCCTTGGGGGACATGAGTACTCAGGTTAGCTAAGCATTTGGCCTTGATTTTCCTGTTAACCCAGGTGGTATTCTTAATTCAGTGACATTTGTCTAGACTGCACCtacaaaaaggcaaaaactgtGTCTGATTTAATTTGCCTGTTATCCCCTTTAATGCACTGCACCAAGTGCTGTCTGAAAGGCTTTTAACGAGGATAGTGTTTGCTTGTGTTCACAGAGAAGCTTTACAACGTTGACGAGGCCCTGCTGGTCACGATGGAGGAGAAACACAGAATCCTTACTGATGAGGTTGAAAAACTGGAGAAGGAGAGTCAGACTGTaataatttttcctttttttcccagtATTTTGTCTTTAGGCTGGAATGAATTGTGTACCCAGTTGTGTTGACGTGTTCTGTGTCCTCCTGAGCAGGACCGTCTTATGACGAAGAGGATGGAAAAGATGAAGCTGCAGGCAGATCTCAAGAAACTCCAGAGCTATCGTGCCAGCTTGGATTCTTTTAAAGACAACCTGGAGAAAAAAGACTCAGAACTGAATGCTGAGCTGGAGATTTCTAGTAAATAACACATTTGATCTAACCATGTTAGCAAGCCACGTCTTTGGCAAAAAGCACTGGATTCTGTGATTATGCGATTATATCTGGATTAGTCAATTTAACAATGTTTGTCTTTAGAGTTACTTAAATTAAGCAAAGACTGCACAGTATTCAGGTTCAAAGTGGTAGATGGTTATTGAAGGTAAGATAAGAGTGGTGTGGTCAGTGGGAGTTACTGACTCCTGAATATTAAACATATAGTGAACATTTTTTGGGTATTGTTTTTAGTCAGCCACCTGGAAACTCTGAAACATGAGAGGAATGAACTGCAGCACCTCCTGCAAAATCAGAAGTTTACTCCAGCTGATGTTGAGAGGATCAACAGAGAGAAGAGGGAACTTCAGCAGACCATCTCCAGTCTCACCAAGTCTCTGGAGAACGCTGAGCAGCATAAGTGGAATGAAGAGATTGCACTGGCCAAAGTGAAAGAGAAGGTACTATTTACATCTTGTATATGTGCAAAGAGGGGCAGCTGTAGTCCTGTTTGGTTAGCTGGttttgagtaaatgtttacattttaggaAAATATTATTTAGTGCATCTGTGTCAGTGTTCTACCCATTTTATAGTCTGGGTAGACTGTTGACATCAAACAttcatcatcattttaaaaacagtatctgtgttttttactttttttttttttcttccttttcttttccatcaACACCAATCGTCTGTGTTCCAGGCAGAGTTGAAGCTGGCAGAGTACCACAAGCTGGCACGTAAACTGAAGCTGATACCGATTTCTGCAGAGAACGCCTGTGGTCACGATTTCGAGATCCGGCCTTTTGAATGCGGAGCCGGCAGCATGGTTCAGTGTAAAACACAGATACAGGTGACTCCAGTTAAAATTCTGTTTACGCAGCTTTTTACAAGAGCAAATCTTAAGAAATTCACCAGACACAACTTACTTCCCTCTAATTAAATATACTTCCATATTCAGGTTGTAGCTTTACATGATGGTGTTTCTGTGTAATTGTTCTGATCAGATGCAACTAAGAAAGTTGGTTGGAGATGTTGAGGAGGAGAACAGTCGATTAACCAACATGAAACTCAGTTTGGAGGAGTCTTGTGAACAGGTAACAAAAATTTGATAGTGCTGTATCATATCTGTTTCTGGTATTTGTGAAGTAGTCACATATTAACCTGTTTGCACGGCAGCACTTataatttgtgttatttttgtctGTTAGGTAAATTCTATCATCACGGATAAGACCAATGATCTGAAGCAGCTGAGAGAGCAGATCCGCAAGCTAGACGAACGATTGGAGGGAGAAAAGCAGGTATTGTCCCGTATTCTGCAACACGACAGTGAAAGTTTCCACTGAACAAAATTATACCCACGTTAATAAAATATAGCTTTGTAACTCCCAAAGAGCTATCAACGCTTCAAACTAATAAACCCATTCATAGTGGAAAAAAGACACTTTCTCCTAGGAGAGGgaggaaatatttttttcttctcctgggCAACAACCTAAGAAGAAAATGCACAGTAGTTTTTCATAAACATGTTGCCGTGTTGTATGTTTGTATAGGAGCTGGCCCGAGAAGAACAGGAATGGGCGGCAGAGATGGAGTCTGTGGAAAACCACCGTAAACTTCTCGAGAAGAAAGTTAATTATGGTTATGACGAGTCTGTGCAGCagctgaaagcagcacagcaacAGTAAGCAACAACAATATATGTACCATATTTCTATTTCTTCAAGATTCTTCTTgctatagagattgacagaccacgtgactttcgcgcattgcttTGTGGGTACCCgtggcaacaaaatcaaaaaaactgcatcaagcGCTAGTATTTCCAGCACCGGTAATCATTAATTCTGCGGTTTTAatccctacttgcattttatttggccCCAAAACAGTTATCTACAAAACGACAGAGAACACGGCAGGTccatacaaagacagacttgacgaaaaggcaaaaaaaaagtatgaggaaaaaaatcaaaggagtgaaagggtcagacccataCGAGCATACAGAGTGGAGTAAGGatgttagcgtgctgcccaactttcatcacacacatatttattattatatggtcCTAAGTTTTagtgcatacactcacaaaatgtttagtaacttcagaccCCTGCAACAAGCAGGTTGCAAGGTGATTTGGACTAttccatttcacagctgttgttaattttttttccctttatctcCTGTCCAGGCAAATGCAATCTATTTGTCTTTTCAGGTTGTAgtattacacaacattttcagatctaatagaaataaaatgagtgttttgtaattcattcaatttattgtctttatttataactggcattattgtttcattctaTTATAGAATCTTACAAGAAAGAGGCATTGTATTCCATTGtgctttattagctgcttcgGTAAAAAAACTaatcaacaatgcaaaaaaacaacaacaaacaacaacaaacaatgcaaaacaacatactggaaaacagttattcatcacttgattgcttcaatacaacacttgggcacatatatgtggggctttttctctctctctctccccccccccgaTCAAATCTCACTGTGGTAGCAGCTTTACACTCCGTCTGACCCAGGTTGATAGAGGGAGCCCACTCTGGATCACAAAGCCACAgtaaacaaagcagcatagcacaacaaattcaattcaaatcaatataagacttatttgtaacctacatcgacaattatgttatgataaattGTGTAAtaactactacaaaacatgcttggagcagactaacatgtgagctggagtgttctgggacgttatatttggtctttgaatggctgcaatccaggccatccgtcggctctttgttacttcggaaacgtGGCTtaaacaatttctcttccacgatgtaatccgataacaaccgatctctttatcCGTCGGCTTcctgtggctgtcatgcgaccggctattgtagttaataatacaacagcttcttgcctttttttttttttttgtgtttctttttatggctgtgtgactgttttcatgtgaaagcctgcgtgcgctagtaccgcttgccactcgctcccagaatcctttgccgctttacccctgaatgacgtcacattttatatctctatatattCAAAATCATCACAAGTAGTCCTGAAAATACAGATTCATCATTTAATGAAACAAAGGTGAACTTTATTGTGAATGATGTGTCTGTTTATTCCAGTTGATGAGATTTAAGACTTGTTTCTGTCACAAGGTACCACCTCGTGCTGCAGGAGACCAATGAAGAGAGGCGAACAGTCGCTAACAACCTGGCGTCTGTTTTTACCACAGCTGCCAACCACTTGTCAATTACAGAGGTAACGTTCCTACAGCTCTCTCTTGTTCTCCACAAGAGAGTGTCTCAGGACATGAGCTTAAATTTACACAAAGCTGTGAGTTTCTGACAGTAcaaaacattcattttacatcaaagtaAAAGGCAAAAGCACTCTGATTTTAGGTTTCCCTGCCGTTCTTCCCCAGAAACATCACAGCTATAGGACAGATTAGATTAtacttgaagtgtttgtgcctTAAATTTATAACAATGGATAATACTAATACTGAACTTCAATTTGATTTGTACTAAATGCAtaacaaaaaaatgtacaaCTACAAAGAATCTGTATAGAATAACTGAACTATCTAAATCTGTGTTTctgaatttgtatttttgtaataCTTTTATATCTTACACGTGAATTATACTTCTGCATCAGATCTACATCATAACTCTCGGCATAACCGGAACCCCATTTTAGTCCTGCTACATAACCTGATGTGCACCTCCTGAAAAATGCAACTACATGTTGGGTCAACGCATACCTCAACCACTGCAATGGTGTGGAAGGTTTAGGTGTGGGTATATAAGTTTCCGGTTACCACGCAAGTTAGGATGTGCATTTCTGGCAGAAGTCTAAAGCTGTAGACCCCAATCACACAATTCTAGAGAGACCAGTCAGTGAACATCTGGCAACATATGGCTAGAAAGGGAAAATGTGTGTTCCATAGCAGGTTGCCAGTGATTGCTGGAGTTTAATGGCTGTCCCAAGTCCCAGTCACACAAGCCTAGAGATCTGTGTGATCAGTGACCCCCTGGTACCCAGCAAAAAATGCTGACTTGTGTGGAAACACTTACATTATTTGCCAAATTgtaatgaaactgaaaagtgcAAACTGGCAATGGTGAATGTAGAAGAAGCTGCACATCGAGAAATATGTTGCTTTCAGCTGTAATGCACAGCTTTTGCTTTGAAGATTAaattcttcatttttcagtttgcatcactttttttttttttttaggttttattacagcttGGAGCGTAAATAACAAGTTTTTGTGTATAAAttggcatcttccatgcaaactacaggcagTCACAGCAATCcactgggggggaaaaaagcaggttTGTAGTGCAGCACCTTCTTTGCAACAGATTTCTGGAAATGGCCACTTGCAGGCATCGtcgaaaacacatttttctatgGCAACGGGGGGGTTGCCAGGGTTGCCGACCAGTTTCTAGGCCTGTATGGCTGAGGCCTTAATGtgaatctgtaaaaaaaaaaaatgcagcaataTTTATGCTGCATATTACTTTGTACCCTCAACGCTGTCTCCTGTGCTTCCTCTACAACAGAAATGCCTGGAGGATCTGCACAGCAGAGTGCAGCGGATCTGCTCAAAGGCTGTTGAAGAAGACGAGGCTGCCATTCAGAAGCTCCAGGAAACTCTTAAGGACTTCATGTCCAAGGCAAAAAATGTATAAAGGTGGCATGAAGATGGCAAGCAGAGATGATTATAAGTGTTTGGATTTCCTGTTATTTGTATTTTCAGAGTGTTCAGATCTTAGGACAACAGAGAAATGGAGTTATTCATTTGGACTTGACGAACTTGACAAAGAATATAAAATGGgttaacacatttttacaaatctgaatgattaaaaaaagattccaagttattgtgttttttttttcttttttttttttttctctcagtagTTATCCATGTTTGTGTATTACCATATGTTTGCGTGTTCTGTCTTTCTATATAAATGTTATGTACACAGTCAAGCTTAATTGAAACCCctaactttttttattattgtagtttgtttgttgagggtttttttttttttttgtttgtttgttttttttgtttgtttggttttttttttaaacagtaattGACTATTTTTAGATAATTATCGTAGAACCTaccaaaaggagaaaaatgtctTCCATCTCACTTGTAACACAGCCTGATCAGCATTCCAGACTGATCAGTTGTCTCGCTTCATGTGTGACTGCATCGCGTTGTTTCCGGTCTCGCACATTGAGATAATGTCCTGTGTTATGATTGGCTATAATTTATCAAAGACAACCTGCTTGAGTCCCACAACAAAGTTGTAGCTCAAGAGATGTGATGATTTGTGAATGCATCCCTGCTGAAACTACAGAGCAGCAGCTAAAATAACaattgacatttttaaatagtTGGGATCGGGCGGGGGGTTATATAGATTTGCGATACTGCAAATAAACTTTTAGCTCTTAAGTTATATTTGATATAATAAAAGATGAAAATTGAAAAGAAATGTAGCGCTTGTCCTGTGCTGAATCTGTAATCGACATGTAGAATTTAGTCCTCATTGCGATCATGTACCTCAGAACTTATGTTGTATTGaagccactagatggcagcacaCACCAGCTGCTCAAATGTTTCAAGTTGCTTCTCGCCTGACTGAAAAAGGAGATCACTAAAACAATGATGATTTTATATAATGGTGGAAAAACTGAATTTCTTACCTCCATATTCTAGTGCGCTTCAGAAACACTGACACTGTGTAAAGGCAATTTCTTCAATACAAATCTAAGTAATGTTAAGTCTTTATCGATTTTTTTGGTTAATATGGATAAGATAAGGAAATGAGCATGCGTACTCTGTTTATTTGGATACATTTCTATTTTACAAACCTTTTAAAGCGGTGAATTTCCAGTCAGATGTCGGATCAGGAAATAATTAGTTAATGGACAAACATCAGGAATAGTTTCCATTTGTGTCAGACtcatttattctattttttacCGAGCACATTAATGTATTTAGGTTCCACATTATCAGCCAAAGCCAAAACTGACTGAATCATTAGTTAATGAAACGTTTGTTATTGAAGTGAACATTTTCTGCTCTTCTGGCAGAAGCATTTATTGCAAATGCTGAAGCAAAGTTGGCAGTGAggacacaaacaggaagtggtacATATCTCTCTTCACTGCTTTCTCCAGAAATGGTCAGCATAGCTTAATGTACCTGTTTCCAATTAACTACATACTTGGCATCcaaatattacttttattttttttgcatcgaTACTTAGTCCAGATATTAAATCCAGATACCCTGTGGCAATCTGCATACTTCAAACTGCAATTCTGGTTTACTTTAGGTTTTGAAAACACATTCTGAGGAGCTTAAAATCTTTTTCTATGGTGTAATATCGCTCGCGATCCAGGATTTGTCAAACTGTCTCAAAGCTTTAGCGTTTACAGACTCAAAGGATCCTTCTAAAATAAAGATGTCTGTTTTTCTGATTCACTCTCCCTTGCTGCACATGTTGGTGTTGATTTATGATTTCACACACGCACATCTTTTTCCAGTTCTCATGTTGTTGTGAAACCGAAGCTGCATGTGTTGTTCCTGGTTTGTGGGTGTTTTAGTGAAAAACTTTAATGGTTCTGTAGCTGCTGAAAAAAGGAGGtggcatctgtgtgtgttacttttggACTTGTTGCTCTAATTCTGAGTGATGGctagttcattaaaaaaaaatcacaaattaaaacaatggTTTGTTGCAATCGCCCAAAAATTCGCCACCCTTTAACAGCACAGATGTCTGAAGTATCATCCACGGAATTTGGGGTGACGCCGAACCCTGAAACTCCACATCGTGTCAATACAGTAAAGTCAGAGGTGGGGTTTTTGTAGAAGGGAACGTTTGAAAACCTTCAGCACAGCAAGCGTGAGAGAAATGTTTTGGCAGATGTGATAAGAAGAGATGAGGTGATTGTGAGGGGCTCCATGGAGAGAGGGAATGAAAAATGTGATGGATAACTTCCACTGCTTGCAGAAACAATCCCAAactgagcgtgtgtgtgtgtgtgtgtgttgggtgggGCGAGGTAGCGGAGAGAAAGTCACAGAGGCTTAATTCAACTAAACATGAAAGGCCTCGGTGTGTTTATCTGATCCCATACGGACAGGTGGCATCCATAAAAGCCATTTTACAGGACTCGTCTTAGCATGTGTGAGAGAATGAATGTCATGACTTGTGTATCTTTCTTCCCCTGGAGGGATGTACGCGGTGGCCCAAATGTGTGTGCGTATGACTCGGCGCGTGGGAATTTGCGTGCTTCTCTCTCTGCAAAAACCtgtgctctgtgtttgttttcatgcttCTTTATGCGTTGTGTGGCGCTTTCGTGAGTATGCGTGTGCATCCATGTTTACTCCTTTACTGGCTGTGGCTCTCAACCTGTGTCGACCTATTTTCTATCGTGGATTGTTGCAGTCAAAGATGCAAATCCCCCATGAATTCTTAATACACTGTATGCCCTGGCTCTCACACAGGGGAAGTCAATGTAACCTGGGTTGAGTGCTAAAGCTCAACATTGTCTGTCTCAgtgagagtgtgtttgtgtctagCTCACAGGGCCTGTGATTTTGGGAGACATGTTAGAAGGATTGCATACGATGGTGTGGAAATACAAAGGTTATCCTGGTGTTTCCTATAGAAGGTGTGTGTTGTTACTTCGCAAGTCGTACAAGACTTCCAGCAGGTAATTCATCATACCAGAGACTTGGAGATGGAGCAGAGCACTGAGGTGTTAATGTGGAGTGTTATTAGGGGTTACTCTCATCCATCCGCCACTAGTATGATCTGTTCTACAGATGTGGGGAAATGGGTGCtgagaaaaggggaaaagaaagaaagaagcatgCTCTGCCTTAAAACGCAGGCAAGCTCgcccttcttttctttctccctgcTCCCTGTCAAAACACCATTGTTGTAGCTGAAATC
This genomic stretch from Astatotilapia calliptera chromosome 12, fAstCal1.2, whole genome shotgun sequence harbors:
- the ndc80 gene encoding kinetochore protein NDC80 homolog isoform X1; the encoded protein is MERVRLSRVKGNRPSEQSLRVQDSNRMSLMYTTPQSKQPSFGKLNIPKPQSGTSERRTSFFGPRTSGVGMPRNSTMSGFGGTEKIKDARPLHDKSYVQQCIRQLHEFLTEQGYPGTLSSKTLQSPSTKEFVKMFEFIYCQLDPTFEMPNSKVEEEVPALFKTLGYPFVLSKCSMYSVGAPHTWPQALGALMWLIDNVKINWSLSKQELLFSDFNEGENIEEGSEFNKLFLDYTAETYSKFMQGDDTFEEEDEAFLVKLKKLYNVDEALLVTMEEKHRILTDEVEKLEKESQTDRLMTKRMEKMKLQADLKKLQSYRASLDSFKDNLEKKDSELNAELEISISHLETLKHERNELQHLLQNQKFTPADVERINREKRELQQTISSLTKSLENAEQHKWNEEIALAKVKEKAELKLAEYHKLARKLKLIPISAENACGHDFEIRPFECGAGSMVQCKTQIQMQLRKLVGDVEEENSRLTNMKLSLEESCEQVNSIITDKTNDLKQLREQIRKLDERLEGEKQELAREEQEWAAEMESVENHRKLLEKKVNYGYDESVQQLKAAQQQYHLVLQETNEERRTVANNLASVFTTAANHLSITEKCLEDLHSRVQRICSKAVEEDEAAIQKLQETLKDFMSKAKNV
- the ndc80 gene encoding kinetochore protein NDC80 homolog isoform X2, translated to MERVRLSRVKGNRPSEQSLRVQDSNRMSLMYTTPQSKQPSFGKLNIPKPQSGTSERRTSFFGPRTSGVGMPRNSTMSGFGGTEKIKDARPLHDKSYVQQCIRQLHEFLTEQGYPGTLSSKTLQSPSTKEFVKMFEFIYCQLDPTFEMPNSKVEEEVPALFKTLGYPFVLSKCSMYSVGAPHTWPQALGALMWLIDNVKINWSLSKQELLFSDFNEGENIEEGSEFNKLFLDYTAETYSKFMQGDDTFEEEDEAFLVKLKKLYNVDEALLVTMEEKHRILTDEVEKLEKESQTDRLMTKRMEKMKLQADLKKLQSYRASLDSFKDNLEKKDSELNAELEISISHLETLKHERNELQHLLQNQKFTPADVERINREKRELQQTISSLTKSLENAEQHKWNEEIALAKVKEKAELKLAEYHKLARKLKLIPISAENACGHDFEIRPFECGAGSMVQCKTQIQMQLRKLVGDVEEENSRLTNMKLSLEESCEQVNSIITDKTNDLKQLREQIRKLDERLEGEKQELAREEQEWAAEMESVENHRKLLEKKVNYGYDESVQQLKAAQQQYHLVLQETNEERRTVANNLASVFTTAANHLSITEVLLQLGA